The proteins below come from a single Polymorphobacter fuscus genomic window:
- the fabI gene encoding enoyl-ACP reductase FabI, with the protein MAGIMNGKRGLIMGVANDRSLAWGIAKAIAEQGGEIAFSFQGEALEKRVRPLAESLGVARLFECDVTDMASIDAMFEGLKADWGTIDFLVHAIGFSDKNELRGRYVDTSLDNFLLTMNVSVFSFTAIAQRAILMMPDGGSLLTLSYYGAEKVIPHYNVMGVAKSALETSVKYLAMDLGPQNIRVNAISAGPIKTLAASGIGDFRYILKWNEYNSPLRRNVTIEDVGGAGVYLLSDLASGVTGEIHHVDAGYNVIGMKAEDAPDMSVV; encoded by the coding sequence ATGGCCGGAATCATGAATGGCAAGCGCGGCCTGATCATGGGCGTCGCCAATGATCGCAGCCTCGCCTGGGGCATCGCCAAGGCCATCGCCGAACAGGGCGGTGAAATCGCCTTTTCCTTCCAGGGCGAAGCACTGGAAAAACGGGTGCGGCCGCTGGCCGAAAGCCTGGGCGTGGCCAGGCTGTTCGAATGCGATGTCACCGACATGGCGAGCATCGACGCGATGTTCGAAGGGCTGAAGGCGGACTGGGGGACGATCGACTTTCTGGTCCATGCCATCGGTTTTTCGGACAAGAACGAGTTGCGTGGCCGCTATGTCGACACGTCGCTCGACAATTTCCTGCTGACCATGAACGTCAGCGTGTTCAGCTTCACCGCGATCGCCCAGCGCGCAATTCTCATGATGCCCGACGGCGGATCGCTGCTGACGCTCAGCTATTATGGCGCCGAAAAGGTCATCCCGCATTATAATGTCATGGGTGTCGCCAAGTCGGCGCTGGAAACCAGCGTCAAATATCTGGCGATGGACCTGGGGCCGCAGAACATCCGCGTGAACGCCATTTCCGCGGGGCCAATCAAGACACTGGCGGCCAGCGGCATCGGCGACTTCCGCTATATCCTCAAATGGAACGAGTATAATTCCCCGCTGCGCCGCAATGTGACGATCGAGGATGTCGGCGGCGCCGGCGTCTATCTGCTCAGCGACCTGGCGTCGGGCGTGACGGGGGAAATCCATCATGTCGACGCCGGCTATAATGTCATCGGCATGAAGGCCGAGGATGCGCCGGACATGAGCGTGGTGTGA